The proteins below are encoded in one region of Paenibacillus albus:
- a CDS encoding helix-turn-helix domain-containing protein: MSLGTRLKNLRRANKLTQKEVATRLEIDNTTISKWEADIYEPNADTLDKLATLYDTTVDHLLGRTTLSDLHESLKRSAQLMKEDPALKEQSADSDTTVGRAFFGGADKYTEEEIEVARAAARAAIEAMRKARKQKE; encoded by the coding sequence GTGTCTCTAGGTACTCGTCTTAAAAATCTTCGTCGAGCAAATAAACTTACACAAAAAGAAGTAGCCACCCGTCTCGAAATTGACAACACGACCATTTCTAAATGGGAAGCAGATATATATGAACCTAACGCAGATACATTGGATAAGTTAGCTACTCTATATGACACCACTGTTGACCATTTGCTTGGTAGAACAACCCTTTCAGACTTACATGAAAGCTTAAAGAGAAGCGCTCAGCTTATGAAGGAAGATCCTGCTTTAAAGGAACAATCTGCTGATTCAGACACAACTGTCGGACGAGCATTCTTTGGTGGCGCTGATAAATATACCGAGGAAGAAATTGAGGTTGCCCGCGCAGCAGCTAGGGCTGCGATTGAAGCAATGAGAAAAGCAAGAAAACAGAAGGAATAA
- a CDS encoding ImmA/IrrE family metallo-endopeptidase — protein MIDLSLYRETDLEKWINHAYQENSIHYASDMDLDRIAAIWDVEIRTYTGPSFAEWKEEDYSFIFLNGYLSEEHRREVFFHELSHPLQHAGCQDGGMTLLFRELQETQAGLFQLYASMPFYMLEEFKAIQDRSYYLKVLSEEFVLPLRIVERRIDQIQRRIHQERIDLQFKERHAQQETRSYSDVTRQLMEQLHRQLRKNQVPHNA, from the coding sequence ATGATCGACCTATCACTCTATAGAGAAACGGATTTGGAGAAGTGGATTAACCACGCATACCAGGAAAACAGCATCCATTATGCCAGCGATATGGACCTTGATCGTATCGCGGCGATCTGGGATGTTGAAATCCGTACATACACCGGTCCCTCCTTCGCTGAATGGAAGGAAGAAGACTACAGCTTCATATTCCTTAATGGATACCTAAGCGAGGAGCATCGCCGTGAAGTGTTCTTCCACGAGCTAAGTCACCCGTTGCAACACGCCGGCTGTCAGGACGGAGGAATGACGCTGCTATTCCGCGAACTGCAAGAGACACAAGCAGGATTATTTCAGCTCTACGCCTCCATGCCGTTCTACATGCTGGAAGAATTTAAGGCTATTCAGGATCGCTCCTACTACCTTAAAGTGCTATCAGAGGAATTCGTGCTGCCTCTACGCATCGTCGAGCGGAGAATTGATCAGATCCAGCGAAGAATTCATCAAGAGCGAATAGACCTACAATTCAAAGAGCGACATGCTCAACAAGAAACTCGTTCCTATTCTGATGTCACACGCCAACTCATGGAGCAGCTTCACCGGCAGCTGCGAAAGAACCAGGTGCCACATAATGCGTAG
- a CDS encoding tyrosine-type recombinase/integrase, translated as MASFKKIPSNNKQGYKWVCIKDGPPDPVTGKRNQIERRGDTKKEAEARVDAALASLKNDGINQKKIKSLHFEQVAEEWIEAYSRGPVKKSTVRSRKNSIDIINKFIASVNIDKITHRTHQNILNELFDKGYSRSHIESAHVTANLIYKYAILVKYRKDNPATGATIPVKSVTVEEIENNPIEEKYLEKNELTELLNAVVQHGLPDDKEMFYLMAFSGMRSGEMIALKDTDFNFDTNEMRVTKTLYNPDNNAKKYELTPPKTKGSIRTIDLDPTIIDLVKEHIKRQKKIRMSVMHFNPEYHDEKFLFCNEDGYPIIQKTVNRRLERLITKTSIKKKATSHIFRHTHISMLAEAGVDLPTIMKRVGHDDPKTTLQIYTHVTDKMKKDAGEKVNIHFKDILQGARSQEM; from the coding sequence ATGGCATCGTTTAAGAAAATTCCATCCAACAACAAGCAAGGTTACAAGTGGGTCTGTATCAAAGACGGACCGCCGGATCCGGTTACGGGGAAACGAAATCAGATTGAAAGAAGAGGAGATACGAAGAAGGAGGCTGAGGCTCGCGTAGATGCAGCTCTCGCTTCTCTGAAGAATGATGGCATCAACCAGAAGAAGATAAAGTCTTTGCACTTTGAGCAAGTCGCTGAAGAGTGGATCGAAGCGTATTCCCGAGGACCAGTGAAGAAAAGCACGGTTCGATCACGTAAAAACTCAATCGATATTATCAACAAGTTTATTGCATCCGTGAACATCGATAAAATCACTCACAGGACTCACCAGAATATCCTGAATGAACTTTTCGACAAAGGATATTCCAGATCTCACATCGAGAGCGCGCATGTGACAGCCAATCTTATTTACAAATATGCGATCCTGGTTAAGTATCGTAAGGACAATCCAGCTACAGGGGCAACGATTCCAGTGAAGTCTGTGACGGTTGAGGAAATTGAGAATAACCCAATCGAGGAGAAATACCTCGAGAAGAACGAATTAACCGAGTTGTTGAATGCAGTCGTACAACACGGACTTCCCGATGATAAAGAAATGTTTTACTTAATGGCTTTCTCCGGCATGCGGAGCGGAGAAATGATCGCACTGAAGGATACAGATTTTAATTTTGATACGAACGAGATGCGTGTTACCAAGACGCTATATAATCCAGACAACAACGCCAAGAAATACGAATTAACACCGCCCAAGACAAAAGGCTCTATCCGAACTATTGATCTCGATCCGACTATTATTGACCTGGTTAAAGAACATATCAAACGGCAGAAGAAGATTCGAATGAGTGTCATGCACTTTAATCCGGAATACCATGACGAGAAGTTTCTCTTTTGCAATGAAGACGGGTACCCCATCATTCAGAAAACCGTCAATCGCCGGCTTGAGAGACTGATTACAAAGACCTCCATCAAGAAGAAGGCAACCTCACACATATTCAGACACACCCACATTAGTATGCTGGCAGAAGCAGGCGTCGATCTCCCGACGATTATGAAACGCGTCGGCCACGATGATCCTAAGACCACGCTACAGATCTACACACACGTCACAGACAAAATGAAAAAGGATGCTGGCGAGAAGGTGAATATCCACTTCAAAGACATCCTTCAAGGCGCCCGTTCGCAAGAAATGTGA
- the groL gene encoding chaperonin GroEL (60 kDa chaperone family; promotes refolding of misfolded polypeptides especially under stressful conditions; forms two stacked rings of heptamers to form a barrel-shaped 14mer; ends can be capped by GroES; misfolded proteins enter the barrel where they are refolded when GroES binds), with product MAKEIKFGEDARRAMLRGVDALANAVKVTLGPKGRNVVLEKKFGSPLITNDGVSIAKEIELDDAFENMGAQLVKEVATKTNDVAGDGTTTATVLAQAMIREGLKNVTAGANPMVIRKGIEKAVRAAIEELKVIAKPIEGKQSIAQVASISSADDEVGQLIAEAMEKVGNDGVITVEESKGFVTELEVVEGMQFDRGYLSPYMITDTDKMEAVLDNPFILITDKKISNIQEILPVLEKVVQSGKQLLIIAEDVEGEALATLLVNRLRGTFTCVAVKAPGFGDRRKAMLGDIAALTGGQVITEELGLELKATTVDQLGTARQIRVTKENTIVVDGAGDKKDIEVRIGQIRAQLEETTSDFDREKLQERLAKLAGGVAVIKVGAATETELKERKLRIEDALNSTRAAVEEGIVSGGGTALVNVYGAVAAVKTSGDEQTGVNIVLRALEEPVRTIAANAGQEGSVIVERLKKEAIGVGYNAASGEWVNMFEAGIVDPAKVTRSALQNAASVAAMFLTTEAVVADKPEANKPGMPDMGGMGGMGGMGGMM from the coding sequence ATGGCGAAAGAAATTAAATTCGGCGAAGACGCTCGTCGCGCAATGCTGCGCGGTGTTGACGCACTGGCTAATGCCGTTAAAGTTACACTTGGTCCTAAAGGCCGCAACGTGGTGCTTGAGAAGAAATTCGGCAGCCCATTGATCACGAACGATGGCGTGTCCATCGCGAAAGAAATCGAGCTTGACGATGCATTCGAGAACATGGGTGCTCAGCTCGTTAAAGAAGTAGCTACAAAAACTAACGATGTTGCCGGTGACGGTACAACAACTGCAACGGTTCTAGCACAAGCGATGATCCGTGAAGGTCTGAAGAACGTTACTGCAGGCGCTAACCCAATGGTTATCCGCAAAGGTATCGAGAAAGCGGTTCGTGCAGCTATTGAAGAGCTGAAAGTAATCGCGAAGCCAATCGAAGGCAAGCAATCTATTGCACAAGTTGCATCAATCTCTTCCGCTGACGATGAAGTTGGCCAACTGATCGCTGAAGCGATGGAGAAAGTCGGCAACGACGGCGTTATCACAGTTGAGGAATCCAAAGGCTTCGTAACGGAGCTTGAAGTGGTTGAAGGTATGCAGTTCGACCGCGGTTACCTCTCCCCATACATGATCACAGATACAGACAAAATGGAAGCTGTCCTCGACAATCCATTCATTCTGATCACAGACAAGAAGATCTCCAACATTCAAGAGATCCTTCCAGTTCTGGAGAAAGTGGTTCAATCCGGCAAGCAGCTTTTGATCATCGCTGAAGACGTTGAAGGCGAAGCATTGGCAACATTGCTCGTTAACCGTCTGCGCGGTACGTTCACTTGCGTAGCTGTTAAAGCTCCTGGCTTCGGCGACCGCCGCAAAGCTATGCTTGGCGACATCGCTGCTCTGACAGGCGGCCAAGTGATCACAGAAGAGCTCGGCCTTGAGCTGAAAGCAACTACTGTGGATCAACTGGGTACTGCTCGTCAAATCCGCGTAACGAAAGAAAACACAATCGTTGTTGACGGCGCTGGCGACAAGAAAGACATCGAAGTTCGCATCGGCCAAATCCGCGCTCAGCTGGAAGAAACAACTTCCGACTTCGACCGTGAGAAGCTGCAAGAACGTCTTGCTAAGCTTGCTGGCGGCGTAGCGGTAATCAAAGTCGGCGCAGCAACTGAAACAGAATTGAAAGAGCGCAAACTGCGCATCGAAGATGCTTTGAACTCCACTCGCGCAGCAGTGGAAGAAGGTATCGTATCCGGTGGTGGTACAGCACTCGTGAACGTATACGGCGCAGTAGCGGCAGTTAAAACTTCCGGCGACGAGCAAACGGGCGTAAACATCGTGCTTCGCGCGTTGGAAGAGCCAGTTCGCACAATCGCGGCTAACGCGGGTCAAGAAGGCTCCGTTATCGTTGAGCGTCTGAAAAAAGAAGCAATCGGCGTAGGCTACAATGCAGCTTCCGGCGAATGGGTGAACATGTTCGAAGCGGGTATCGTTGACCCTGCGAAAGTAACACGTTCCGCACTGCAAAACGCAGCATCCGTTGCAGCTATGTTCCTGACAACTGAAGCTGTAGTAGCTGACAAGCCAGAAGCTAACAAACCAGGCATGCCTGACATGGGCGGCATGGGTGGCATGGGCGGTATGGGCGGCATGATGTAA
- the groES gene encoding co-chaperone GroES: MIRPLGERVLIEPIAKEETTASGILLPETAKEKPQEGKVIAVGSGAVKDGVRIALEVKEGDRVLFSKYAGTEVKYEGKELLIMKESDIHAILG, encoded by the coding sequence ATGATCAGACCTTTAGGTGAACGCGTATTGATCGAACCAATCGCGAAAGAAGAAACGACTGCTAGCGGCATCTTGTTGCCGGAAACAGCGAAAGAAAAGCCACAAGAAGGCAAAGTTATCGCTGTAGGCAGCGGCGCGGTTAAAGACGGCGTACGTATTGCGCTTGAAGTTAAGGAAGGCGACCGCGTGTTGTTCTCCAAATATGCCGGTACAGAAGTGAAGTACGAAGGCAAAGAGCTGTTGATTATGAAAGAAAGCGACATTCACGCGATCTTGGGCTAA
- the tatC gene encoding twin-arginine translocase subunit TatC codes for MTAEAARGDQLMSLFDHIGELRKRLIIIIIVLVIGMIIGLVCADPVYNFLINQEPVKGMQLHAFSLWDAIGIYMKFALIIALILVLPVAAYQIWSFVKPALRVQEQRSTLMFVPFVLFMFLVGLAFSYLVVFPMAFNFTTKVARHLNLIETYGIYQYFSFMLNIVLPISLLFELPIVIMFLTKLRILNPKRLRKMRRLAYFILIIVGVVVTPPDFISDSLVAAPLILLYELSVLLSSLVYRKQLKADQAWEAEYGN; via the coding sequence ATGACTGCGGAAGCGGCACGCGGCGATCAGCTTATGTCGCTGTTTGATCATATCGGCGAGCTTCGTAAGCGTTTGATCATTATCATTATCGTCCTCGTGATTGGGATGATCATCGGTCTTGTGTGCGCGGACCCGGTATATAATTTTCTCATTAATCAGGAGCCGGTTAAGGGCATGCAGCTTCACGCATTCTCCTTGTGGGATGCGATTGGCATCTACATGAAGTTTGCACTTATTATCGCGCTAATTCTGGTGCTGCCGGTAGCGGCGTATCAGATATGGTCGTTCGTTAAGCCGGCGCTTCGCGTGCAGGAGCAGCGGTCGACATTGATGTTTGTCCCGTTCGTGCTCTTCATGTTTCTGGTCGGATTAGCGTTCTCGTACTTAGTCGTGTTCCCGATGGCGTTTAATTTCACTACGAAGGTTGCAAGGCACTTGAACTTGATTGAAACGTACGGCATTTATCAGTACTTCTCTTTCATGCTCAACATTGTCCTGCCGATCTCGCTGCTCTTCGAACTGCCGATCGTGATTATGTTTCTAACGAAGCTGCGCATTTTGAATCCGAAGCGGCTGCGGAAGATGCGCCGCCTTGCATACTTCATCCTCATTATTGTCGGCGTCGTCGTAACGCCGCCTGACTTTATTTCCGATTCATTGGTAGCGGCCCCGCTCATTCTGTTGTATGAGCTAAGTGTGTTGCTCTCGAGCTTGGTGTACCGGAAACAGCTTAAGGCCGATCAGGCTTGGGAAGCGGAATATGGGAATTAA
- the tatA gene encoding twin-arginine translocase TatA/TatE family subunit, which translates to MFNGIGVTGFLLIALVALLLFGPNKLPELGRAFGRTLKEFKAGAKDIMDDNDDRDRNQANRVEVNRTDRTATEDQSTNKRLPE; encoded by the coding sequence ATGTTTAATGGTATTGGCGTAACAGGTTTTCTACTTATCGCACTTGTCGCATTGCTGCTGTTCGGACCGAACAAGCTGCCTGAGCTCGGCCGGGCATTTGGCCGCACGCTGAAGGAATTCAAGGCAGGCGCTAAAGACATAATGGACGATAACGACGATCGTGATCGCAATCAGGCGAACCGGGTTGAAGTGAATCGTACAGATCGTACGGCTACTGAAGATCAGAGCACGAACAAGCGGCTCCCAGAGTAA
- a CDS encoding molybdopterin-binding protein gives MSDNGSKLTVLKEVPVQEAIGLRLAHDLTQIIPGEFKGRLFKKGHLITEADIPKLLDIGKEHIYIMELAEGDLHEDDAARRMASALKCDGLQLSESHEGKVAIKSALDVPAIAEIDPAVVHAINELGEIALATVRTNAVIMPGGQLAATRVIPLVVPEAKVSAVEELIASYKEQHDGASPLRLKPLRKFRIGLLTTGGEVFSGRIQDKFGPAVTRIVEALGSEIAEQRFSPDDRHTIVKEIHYLRDQSYDMILVTGGMSVDPDDRTPAAIAEAGAQIVSYGTPMLPGSMLLMGYLGDVPIMGLPGCVMHDPYTSFNVLLPRILAGDTIVRSDIVGMGYGGLNSR, from the coding sequence GTGAGCGATAACGGAAGCAAGCTTACGGTTCTGAAGGAAGTGCCGGTACAGGAAGCGATCGGCCTTCGGCTCGCGCATGATCTGACGCAGATCATTCCCGGGGAGTTTAAGGGACGGTTGTTTAAAAAGGGCCATCTCATTACAGAAGCAGACATACCTAAGCTCCTTGATATCGGCAAGGAGCATATTTATATTATGGAGCTTGCCGAAGGCGATCTGCACGAAGATGACGCTGCTCGCCGTATGGCAAGCGCTCTTAAGTGCGATGGCCTTCAGTTGTCTGAGTCGCATGAAGGTAAGGTAGCGATCAAGTCGGCTTTGGACGTGCCAGCCATTGCCGAGATCGACCCGGCTGTCGTTCATGCCATTAATGAGCTTGGAGAGATTGCGCTTGCGACGGTGCGGACGAACGCGGTGATCATGCCTGGCGGACAGCTGGCTGCGACGCGGGTCATTCCGCTTGTCGTGCCCGAGGCTAAGGTGAGCGCGGTGGAAGAGCTGATTGCAAGCTATAAGGAGCAGCATGACGGCGCATCTCCGCTTCGGCTGAAGCCGCTTCGCAAATTCCGGATCGGTCTGCTGACAACGGGCGGAGAAGTATTTTCTGGAAGGATCCAAGATAAGTTCGGTCCGGCCGTTACGCGCATCGTAGAAGCGCTCGGTTCGGAGATAGCAGAGCAGCGTTTCTCGCCGGACGACCGCCATACAATTGTCAAGGAAATACACTATTTACGCGATCAGTCGTATGATATGATACTTGTAACTGGCGGAATGTCGGTAGACCCCGATGACCGCACGCCAGCTGCGATTGCCGAGGCCGGCGCACAGATTGTCAGCTATGGAACACCGATGCTTCCAGGCTCGATGCTGCTCATGGGATATTTGGGAGATGTGCCGATTATGGGTCTTCCGGGCTGCGTCATGCATGACCCGTACACCTCGTTCAATGTGCTGCTGCCGCGAATTCTTGCCGGTGACACGATTGTGAGATCGGACATTGTCGGGATGGGCTATGGCGGACTGAATAGCCGTTAA
- a CDS encoding MogA/MoaB family molybdenum cofactor biosynthesis protein: MRWKVALLTASDKGSRGEREDTSAQVIRELVEEELSGEIVDYRIVPDEQDEIMAALIEMTDYYQADLVITTGGTGLAPRDLTPEATLKVIDREVPGLAEAMRIGAMQRTRRAMLSRGVCGIRGRSLIINLPGSPKGVHENLLAIMDQLPHALNILSGRIGEHTE, encoded by the coding sequence ATGCGGTGGAAAGTGGCGTTATTAACAGCGAGCGACAAGGGGTCGCGAGGCGAGCGCGAGGATACAAGCGCTCAGGTTATCCGAGAGCTCGTGGAAGAAGAGCTTAGCGGAGAAATCGTCGATTACCGGATCGTACCTGACGAGCAAGACGAAATTATGGCGGCACTTATCGAGATGACCGATTACTATCAAGCGGACCTTGTCATTACGACAGGCGGCACAGGACTTGCGCCGCGTGATCTGACACCGGAAGCAACGCTGAAGGTCATCGATCGCGAAGTGCCTGGACTTGCGGAAGCGATGCGCATAGGCGCGATGCAGCGTACGCGTCGAGCGATGCTGTCGCGCGGTGTTTGCGGCATTCGCGGCCGCTCACTAATCATTAACTTACCTGGCAGCCCAAAAGGCGTACACGAGAATTTATTGGCCATCATGGATCAGCTCCCGCATGCGCTTAACATCCTGTCCGGCCGGATCGGAGAGCATACAGAGTGA
- the moaC gene encoding cyclic pyranopterin monophosphate synthase MoaC translates to MDLTHFNEQGRARMVDISDKEVTSRVAVAHTTVTMAEDTLLRIKAGTIGKGDVLAVAQVAGIMAAKNTSSWIPMCHPLPLTGVNLAFADNGKDELYIEGTVKTTGKTGVEMEALTAVSAAALTVYDMCKALQKDMVIGPTYLSSKSGGKNGDYTVDR, encoded by the coding sequence GTGGATTTGACACATTTTAATGAACAGGGCAGAGCTCGCATGGTGGACATCTCAGACAAAGAGGTGACTTCACGCGTTGCCGTTGCACATACGACGGTAACGATGGCAGAAGATACATTGTTACGGATCAAAGCGGGCACCATTGGCAAAGGAGATGTGCTCGCGGTCGCGCAAGTGGCGGGCATTATGGCGGCGAAGAACACGTCAAGCTGGATTCCGATGTGTCATCCGCTGCCGCTGACAGGCGTGAATTTGGCTTTTGCCGATAATGGCAAAGACGAGCTATATATAGAAGGCACAGTGAAGACGACCGGCAAGACCGGCGTCGAGATGGAGGCATTAACCGCAGTTTCCGCGGCTGCGCTGACCGTGTACGATATGTGCAAGGCGCTGCAGAAGGATATGGTCATCGGACCGACCTATCTGAGCTCGAAGAGCGGTGGAAAAAACGGTGATTATACCGTGGATCGTTAA
- a CDS encoding 5-formyltetrahydrofolate cyclo-ligase: MTSKAVNLMRHAEEKKAARLLAAKRRDSFPEQQRLAWSDTTCQQTVDWLQQRKEPMISSMMIYIPFRSELDTTLLIEWCWRNGISVIVPRCVKESHTMELYLLHAWDELVPGAYGIKEPDPATVKRWDLAVQLPDIVFVPGLAFDTRGGRLGYGGGYYDRFHDQLRLAAAEQGKQLPLWIGLGYEAQWADSVPMDEHDVAVDAVITEHGMTRGRAAWI; the protein is encoded by the coding sequence ATGACCAGTAAAGCGGTGAACCTTATGAGGCATGCGGAGGAGAAGAAGGCGGCCCGTCTTCTTGCCGCGAAACGACGGGACAGCTTCCCGGAGCAGCAGCGGCTCGCTTGGTCGGATACGACCTGCCAGCAGACGGTAGATTGGCTGCAGCAGCGGAAAGAGCCAATGATTAGCAGCATGATGATCTATATCCCATTTCGTTCGGAGCTCGATACGACACTCTTGATCGAGTGGTGCTGGCGCAATGGCATCTCCGTAATTGTGCCGCGCTGCGTGAAGGAAAGCCACACAATGGAGCTGTACTTACTGCATGCTTGGGATGAGCTTGTGCCCGGCGCTTACGGCATTAAAGAACCTGATCCGGCAACGGTGAAGCGGTGGGATTTGGCCGTTCAGCTGCCAGACATCGTCTTCGTGCCGGGACTGGCGTTCGATACGCGCGGCGGCAGGCTGGGATACGGCGGTGGTTATTATGATCGGTTTCATGATCAGCTGCGGCTTGCGGCAGCCGAACAGGGCAAGCAGCTCCCGCTCTGGATCGGTCTTGGCTATGAAGCGCAGTGGGCCGATAGCGTGCCGATGGACGAGCATGATGTGGCTGTAGATGCGGTCATTACGGAGCATGGAATGACAAGGGGGCGCGCAGCGTGGATTTGA
- a CDS encoding ABC-F family ATP-binding cassette domain-containing protein: MLLQVSDVSKSYGVSKVLSSITFQVQPRERVGLVGVNGAGKSTLLRIIAGEMSADSGTIYKSKETTIGYLAQSSGLQSDKTIDEEMRAVFAHLIDAEKELRTLEQQIADPNLHADEKQYQSVLDRYSKLSDWFRENGGFEVETRIRMILHGMGFGQFPPNTIISTLSGGQKTRLALARILLQAPDLLMLDEPTNYLDIETLTWLEDYLRGYDGGILVVSHDRYFLDAVVQTIVEIERHAARRYTGNYSRFIEIKAAEYEAQMKQFDKQQDEIAKLEDFIQRNIVRASTTKRAQSRRKALEKMDRLDKPLGDLKKASFSFEIERQSGNDVLDVNDVSIRFPEKQAPLFEHVSFRLERGENVALIGPNGIGKSTLLKALVDQQPYEQGTIRWGTNVKIGYYDQEHTGLNKANTVLEELWNTYPGIEEARIRTVLGNFLFSGDDVKKKISTLSGGERARVSLSKLMLAHANMLILDEPTNHLDLYSKEVLESALIDYDGTLLFISHDRYFLNKMAERIVELGPEGTQHFLGNYDEMIQKKRETEELQLETLSALQGKPNKAAAAQEAAPVSSYEADKQAKRDERNRQRKQEQLENDIARLEGEISVLEEQLTDPAVYNDYVQVQKIQSDLESLKAQLQEVYTAWEELLA, translated from the coding sequence ATGCTTCTTCAAGTTTCTGATGTATCCAAAAGCTACGGGGTAAGCAAGGTGCTCTCGTCCATTACCTTTCAAGTGCAGCCGCGTGAGCGGGTCGGGCTTGTCGGCGTCAACGGCGCGGGCAAATCGACGCTGCTGCGAATTATCGCCGGCGAGATGTCTGCCGACTCCGGCACCATCTATAAATCGAAAGAAACAACGATCGGCTACCTCGCGCAATCGAGCGGCCTTCAATCGGATAAGACAATTGATGAAGAGATGCGAGCTGTCTTTGCGCACCTGATTGATGCAGAGAAGGAGCTTCGCACACTCGAGCAGCAGATCGCCGATCCGAATCTTCACGCTGACGAGAAACAGTACCAATCGGTACTTGACCGATATTCGAAACTGTCCGACTGGTTCCGGGAGAACGGAGGATTCGAGGTGGAGACGCGCATTCGGATGATTTTGCACGGGATGGGCTTCGGCCAGTTCCCTCCGAATACGATTATTTCCACTTTGAGCGGCGGTCAGAAGACACGTCTTGCATTAGCAAGAATTCTGCTGCAAGCGCCGGATCTGCTCATGCTCGATGAGCCGACCAACTATCTCGATATCGAGACGCTTACTTGGCTCGAAGACTATCTGCGCGGCTACGACGGCGGCATTCTGGTCGTTTCTCACGACCGCTACTTCCTCGACGCAGTCGTCCAGACGATTGTCGAGATCGAACGCCATGCGGCAAGACGCTATACGGGCAATTATTCCCGTTTTATCGAAATTAAAGCGGCAGAATACGAAGCACAGATGAAACAGTTCGACAAGCAGCAGGATGAAATTGCGAAGCTCGAAGACTTCATTCAGCGCAATATCGTGCGTGCGTCGACAACAAAACGTGCTCAAAGCCGTCGAAAGGCGCTCGAGAAGATGGATCGGCTCGACAAGCCGCTCGGCGATCTGAAGAAAGCGAGCTTCTCCTTCGAAATCGAGCGACAAAGCGGCAACGATGTGCTCGACGTGAACGATGTCTCCATTCGATTCCCAGAGAAGCAAGCGCCGCTATTCGAGCATGTTTCGTTCCGATTGGAGCGCGGCGAGAATGTGGCGCTTATCGGACCGAACGGGATCGGCAAATCAACGCTGCTCAAGGCGCTTGTCGATCAACAGCCCTACGAGCAAGGTACCATCCGCTGGGGAACGAATGTGAAGATTGGCTATTACGACCAGGAGCACACTGGGCTGAACAAAGCCAATACGGTACTCGAAGAGCTGTGGAACACATATCCGGGGATCGAAGAAGCGCGAATTCGCACCGTTCTCGGCAATTTCTTGTTCAGCGGCGATGACGTGAAGAAGAAGATCAGCACGCTTAGCGGCGGTGAACGGGCACGTGTCTCTCTCTCGAAGCTGATGCTGGCTCATGCGAATATGCTCATTCTCGATGAGCCTACCAACCATCTCGACTTGTACAGTAAAGAAGTGCTGGAATCCGCACTTATTGATTACGACGGCACGCTGTTGTTTATCTCCCATGACCGTTATTTCCTTAATAAGATGGCGGAGCGCATTGTCGAACTTGGACCGGAAGGTACTCAGCATTTCCTGGGAAATTATGACGAAATGATCCAGAAAAAGCGTGAAACGGAGGAGCTCCAGCTAGAAACGCTGTCAGCTCTGCAAGGAAAACCGAATAAAGCCGCAGCAGCGCAGGAAGCTGCTCCCGTTTCTTCGTACGAAGCCGACAAACAAGCGAAGCGTGACGAACGAAATCGGCAGCGTAAGCAGGAACAGCTTGAGAACGACATTGCCCGCCTAGAAGGCGAAATTTCTGTTCTAGAAGAGCAGCTCACCGATCCAGCCGTGTACAATGACTATGTGCAGGTGCAGAAGATCCAGTCCGATCTGGAGTCGCTCAAAGCGCAGCTCCAAGAGGTCTATACAGCTTGGGAAGAGCTGCTCGCGTAG